From the Cannabis sativa cultivar Pink pepper isolate KNU-18-1 unplaced genomic scaffold, ASM2916894v1 Contig2, whole genome shotgun sequence genome, one window contains:
- the LOC133033005 gene encoding uncharacterized protein LOC133033005 isoform X2 yields the protein MEATAAARGAPMPISSQQSRKEWRAVSDHHSVRNVGDEELERSKLGQSDERTIYEVQRGREPLDVDFCSITINGSSNHDLLQQRLHDVSRQREELQHMETELRAQIIARSEMIEMQNSFDAQIKEHSSAAANLQEQLRERDQTIHELELKLEDKERELHAIKRDNEAAWAKEDLLREQNQELASFRRERDHSEAERAQHIKKLHELQEHIQEKDRQLMELQEQHRIAQENNLYKDDRLREAQAWITRVQEVDALQQAERAEQYNQLWLSCQRQFAELERHHMHSIQQLQLELADARERSGAFTQESRVSQENSNDASGYGQNNGNQLDMNGGGTSSGSNAALSNGNADNATSFTSTGNASSQVDHIAGVPITPSSLLGMPSFLPPGQLAAMHPYVMHQQGVAHSVQPHVPQSHVGQFHSVPAMSSLQQQWSNQQAVSEGAQISPQSEISPSQADQNLVRSDENYNYEMSVNGQALSADYLNAHIGHQADPNSVISSSTGEQQVLESIDRGYRNAQSEQELRQISSQFQDVLRLESLQQSTETKTNEQSVMNGIGGLEEQVSTTAQSSSSANTLGTPENFEETALNNSNDVVLPEAFVSGGQTKSPTVARTAEVVLLDERSLLACIVRTIPAGGRIRISSTLPNRLGKMLAPLHWHDYKKKHGKLDEFVASHPDLFVIEGDYIHLREGAQKMVAANAAAAKVAAAAAAALAPYSSSMASVAVTPIAQNRHKKNPQPNGVYYGGASEGLTNVKILSKSIDARDLNVAENRPSQLLNGSTMSATQSIGSSNGRSSSNTGLKQHQQQQQGRPTGSAFPSRR from the exons ATGGAGGCCACAGCAGCCGCACGTGGTGCTCCGATGCCGATTTCATCTCAACAGTCTCGGAAAGAGTGGCGCGCTGTCTCAGACCATCATTCGGTTCGAAACGTCGGCGATGAG GAATTGGAACGGTCAAAGTTAGGACAATCAGATGAGAGAACCATTTATGAG GTGCAGCGGGGAAGAGAGCCGCTTGATGTGGATTTCTGTTCTATTACAATCAATGGTAGCTCGAACCATGATCTCTTGCAGCAGCGGCTTCATGATGTGTCAAGACAAAGAGAGGAATTGCAACACATGGAGACTGAGCTTCGAGCTCAAATAATTGCTAGATCTGAAATGATCGAAATGCAAAATAGCTTTGACGCCCAAATTAAGGAGCATTCTAGTGCTGCTGCCAATCTTCAG GAGCAACTGCGTGAAAGGGATCAGACCATACACGAGCTGGAACTGAAACTGGAAGATAAAGAAAGAGAGCTACATGCTATCAAAAGAGACAATGAAGCG GCTTGGGCTAAAGAAGACCTTCTCAGAGAACAAAACCAAGAACTAGCGAGCTTCag AAGAGAGCGCGATCATTCCGAAGCTGAAAGAGCACAACACATTAAAAAGCTACATGAGCTTCAAGAGCACATTCAAGAAAAAGATAGGCAGCTTATGGAGTTGCAGGAACAG CATAGGATTGCTCAAGAAAACAATCTTTATAAGGATGATCGACTGAGAGAAGCCCAAGCATGGATAACCCGTGTCCAGGAAGTGGATGCTCTGCAGCAAGCTGAGCGTGCAGAACAATATAATCAGCTCTGGCTTAGTTGTCAAAGACAG TTTGCAGAGTTGGAGAGACATCATATGCATTCAATACAACAGCTTCAACTTGAGCTGGCTGATGCAAGAGAAAGGAGTGGTGCTTTCACTCAAGAGTCACGAGTTTCACAAGAAAATTCAAATGATGCATCTGGATATGGTCAGAATAATGGAAACCAACTAGACATGAATGGAGGTGGCACATCAAGTGGAAGCAATGCGGCCCTTTCAAATGGAAATGCTGACAATGCTACATCATTTACTTCAACTGGCAATGCATCAAGTCAG GTTGATCACATTGCTGGTGTTCCCATTACTCCATCATCTTTACTTGGGATGCCTTCTTTCCTTCCTCCTGGACAGTTGGCTGCTATGCATCCATATGTTATGCATCAACAAGGGGTTGCCCACTCTGTCCAACCACATGTTCCTCAATCTCATGTTGGGCAATTCCATTCTGTTCCTGCAATGTCATCCCTGCAACAACAGTGGTCGAATCAACAG gCCGTATCAGAAGGTGCACAAATATCACCACAAAGTGAAATATCACCATCCCAAGCTGATCAAAACCTTGTGAGATCAGATGAAAATTACAACTACGAGATGTCTGTTAATGGACAAGCTCTTTCTGCAGATTATTTGAATGCTCACATTGGTCATCAGGCTGATCCCAACTCTGTGATCTCGTCGTCTACTGGGGAACAACAG GTTCTCGAGTCAATTGATAGGGGTTACCGCAATGCCCAATCTGAGCAGGAACTGAGACAAATTTCATCACAGTTTCAAGATGTGTTACGCCTGGAGTCACTTCAGCAGAGCACTGAAACTAAG ACAAATGAGCAATCTGTTATGAATGGTATTGGTGGCTTAGAGGAACAAGTTTCAACCACAGCACAATCCAGTTCTTCTGCCAATACATTAGGGACTCCGGAGAATTTTGAGGAAACTGcattaaataattctaatgaTGTAGTATTGCCCGAAGCTTTTGTTTCTGGTGGACAGACAAAGTCACCAACTGTGGCAAGGACTGCAGAAGTTGTTCTTCTAGATGAAAGATCATTGTTGGCTTGCATAGTTCGTACCATTCCAGCTGGTGGTAGAATTCGGATAAGTTCAACG TTGCCAAATAGACTTGGAAAGATGCTTGCACCTTTACACTGGCACGATTACAAGAAAAAGCATGGAAAGCTTGATGAATTTGTGGCCAGCCACCCTGAT TTATTTGTGATCGAGGGAGATTATATTCATCTTCGTGAAGGTGCACAAAAGATGGTAGCAGCCAATGCTGCCGCTGCCAAAGTTGCTGCTGCTGCCGCCGCTGCATTGGCTCCTTACTCATCGAGTATGGCATCTGTGGCCGTTACTCCAATTGCACAGAACAGACATAAAAAG AATCCGCAACCAAACGGTGTGTATTATGGTGGAGCATCTGAGGGTTTAACAAATGTTAAAATCTTAAGCAAATCGATAGATGCTCGTGACCTGAATGTCGCTGAGAATAGGCCCAGTCAGCTCTTGAATGGATCAACTATGAGCGCTACTCAAAGCATAGGATCGAGCAATGGCAGATCCAGCTCAAACACTGGACTTAAGCAGcatcagcagcagcagcaggGGAG GCCAACTGGTTCTGCATTTCCCTCCAGAAGATGA